One bacterium genomic window carries:
- a CDS encoding NAD-dependent epimerase/dehydratase family protein produces the protein MARVLVTGGGGFIGSHLTEKLVELGHEVTVIDNLSHGNLENLESVAKKINLLNEDILNPDVLQKVTGGKEYIFHLAANTSINKSLEKPSWSAELNIMTTIRLLETAVRHKVRRVIFSSSASVYGYAKILPVKETMPVAPASPYALEKVTGENYMKLFAELYDIDTVSLRYFNVFGPRQNPDLPHPGGVTIVINQIRKTGSSQLQGDGMQTRDMIYVGNIVNANILAMEKQSDSKGAAYNICTGKSISIAELHNKISKFMKTDSSREYLPLPEGNIIDSKGDPALAKAELGFEAEIDLDEGLKRTIDWSNDKNA, from the coding sequence ATGGCCAGGGTACTTGTTACAGGAGGTGGAGGATTTATAGGGTCTCATTTAACTGAGAAGCTTGTTGAATTAGGCCATGAAGTAACAGTTATTGACAATCTATCGCATGGAAATCTGGAGAATCTTGAATCAGTTGCTAAAAAGATTAACTTACTTAACGAAGATATTCTTAATCCTGATGTCTTACAAAAGGTTACTGGGGGCAAGGAATACATCTTCCATTTAGCTGCAAACACATCTATAAACAAAAGTCTTGAGAAACCATCATGGAGCGCAGAATTAAATATAATGACTACGATCAGACTGCTGGAGACTGCAGTAAGGCACAAGGTAAGGCGAGTGATATTTTCTTCAAGCGCTTCTGTTTACGGGTATGCTAAAATTCTTCCTGTAAAGGAGACAATGCCGGTAGCTCCTGCATCTCCATATGCCTTAGAAAAAGTAACAGGAGAAAACTATATGAAGTTGTTTGCAGAATTGTACGACATCGATACTGTGTCTTTAAGGTATTTCAATGTGTTTGGACCGCGTCAAAATCCTGATCTTCCTCATCCAGGAGGAGTGACTATTGTAATCAATCAAATTCGTAAAACTGGCTCTTCTCAATTGCAGGGTGACGGAATGCAAACGCGGGATATGATTTATGTTGGGAATATAGTAAATGCAAACATTCTTGCAATGGAAAAACAGTCTGATTCAAAAGGGGCTGCATATAATATTTGCACAGGCAAGTCTATATCAATAGCAGAGCTTCATAATAAGATTTCCAAGTTTATGAAAACTGATTCATCCAGAGAATATCTGCCTTTACCAGAGGGAAATATAATAGATTCTAAAGGCGATCCTGCATTGGCTAAAGCTGAGCTGGGTTTTGAAGCAGAAATTGATTTGGATGAAGGACTAAAAAGAACAATTGATTGGAGCAATGACAAAAATGCTTAG
- a CDS encoding SpoIID/LytB domain-containing protein → MLRQGVSTPCSIFQIFLFSFLLLASTCGFAQSKIVRVLVFKSSTSLTLSSQGPVVIKAGDNVLKREKRLEEIVLKRKSNAVRFGRGEYETLDFISNGFPISVNNIAYSGNIKISVAQEQLSAVNYVDIEGYLKSVVPSEMFSTWPMEALKAQAVVARTYALYHMAGPSKEYDLCSEAKSQMYKGVCSESSNSNMAVYLTEKMCLYDNKKLVPTYFHSTCGGNTINADSIWEKALDSIEGVDCKFCKDSPHYKWKKSIGRIKLGKILSKKGFKIGKIKKIRLEKGKPYRIFIEDKYGKSQVLNVAKFRMLVGSEIVRSSNFRVKVGWFRVKFKGNGWGHCVGLCQWGAHGMALKGYSCEQILQHYYPNLDLKRMF, encoded by the coding sequence ATGCTTAGACAAGGGGTTTCAACCCCTTGTTCAATATTCCAGATTTTCTTATTTTCGTTCTTGCTATTAGCCAGTACCTGCGGATTTGCTCAATCTAAAATTGTGAGAGTATTGGTCTTTAAATCCAGCACTTCGCTCACACTTTCTTCTCAAGGACCTGTTGTTATAAAAGCGGGGGATAATGTCTTAAAAAGAGAAAAGAGATTGGAAGAAATCGTTTTAAAACGCAAAAGCAATGCCGTAAGGTTTGGAAGAGGTGAATACGAAACATTAGATTTTATATCAAATGGATTCCCTATATCAGTGAATAACATTGCGTACAGTGGGAATATTAAAATAAGCGTTGCTCAGGAACAGCTTTCTGCCGTCAATTATGTTGATATAGAGGGCTATTTGAAGAGTGTTGTCCCGTCCGAGATGTTTTCCACATGGCCTATGGAGGCCTTAAAAGCACAGGCGGTTGTAGCGCGCACATATGCGCTTTATCACATGGCTGGCCCGAGCAAAGAGTATGACTTATGTTCAGAGGCAAAATCTCAGATGTATAAAGGCGTATGTTCCGAGAGCAGCAACTCTAATATGGCTGTGTATTTAACAGAAAAAATGTGCCTGTATGACAATAAGAAACTGGTTCCCACTTATTTTCACTCAACATGCGGCGGTAATACGATTAATGCAGATAGTATATGGGAAAAGGCTCTGGATTCCATAGAGGGCGTTGATTGCAAATTCTGTAAGGACTCACCTCATTATAAATGGAAAAAATCAATAGGAAGAATAAAACTCGGAAAAATTCTGAGCAAAAAAGGTTTCAAGATAGGTAAAATAAAAAAGATAAGACTTGAAAAAGGCAAACCTTATAGGATTTTCATAGAAGATAAATATGGGAAATCGCAAGTATTGAATGTAGCTAAATTTAGAATGCTTGTTGGGTCTGAGATAGTTAGAAGTAGTAATTTTAGAGTTAAAGTCGGATGGTTTAGAGTGAAGTTCAAAGGAAACGGATGGGGCCATTGTGTAGGGTTGTGCCAGTGGGGAGCACACGGAATGGCTCTTAAAGGATATAGCTGTGAGCAGATTCTGCAGCATTATTATCCTAACCTTGATCTAAAAAGAATGTTTTAA
- the queA gene encoding tRNA preQ1(34) S-adenosylmethionine ribosyltransferase-isomerase QueA yields MHISLFDYSLPEKLVAQYPASQRDKSRLMIISRETGDITHSSFSNIVDYLSKDDLLVINNTKVIHARLRGIKEATGAHIEILLVRDLGNNVWNVLAKPSKRLKIGTIINCSKNLSAEVIEKNNDGIVRLKFSFTGNFMEILSKIGQVPLPPYIRRASIKSYDTRRYQTVYAKEAGSIAAPTAGLHFTKSLLKKIKEKGIRIAEVTLHVSVDTFKPVTETEIEKHRMQSEYYEIKKETFFTVKKAIQEQKRIVAVGTTSVRVLESVNFDADNPEKDLSAWTDLFIYPGYKFKAVNAIITNFHLPKSTLLILIHAFAGRKLITKTYKEAIKKEYRFYSYGDVTFVT; encoded by the coding sequence ATGCATATTTCTCTTTTTGATTATTCTCTTCCGGAGAAACTGGTTGCGCAATATCCTGCCTCTCAACGTGACAAATCCAGATTAATGATTATTAGCAGAGAAACTGGAGATATTACTCATAGTTCTTTTTCTAATATAGTTGATTATCTTTCCAAAGATGATTTGTTAGTCATAAACAACACAAAGGTGATACATGCCAGATTGAGAGGGATAAAAGAAGCTACAGGAGCCCACATAGAAATACTGCTGGTCAGAGATTTGGGTAATAATGTATGGAACGTACTTGCAAAGCCGTCAAAAAGGCTAAAGATAGGAACAATTATTAATTGCAGTAAGAATCTTTCTGCGGAAGTCATAGAAAAGAATAATGACGGTATAGTAAGGCTTAAGTTCAGTTTCACAGGTAATTTCATGGAAATTCTGTCTAAAATTGGCCAGGTTCCTCTTCCTCCATATATAAGAAGGGCAAGTATCAAATCCTATGACACCAGAAGATATCAGACAGTTTATGCTAAAGAAGCTGGATCTATTGCTGCGCCAACTGCAGGACTGCATTTTACAAAAAGTTTGTTAAAAAAGATTAAAGAAAAGGGAATTCGAATTGCTGAAGTAACACTTCATGTGAGCGTTGACACATTCAAGCCTGTTACAGAGACAGAAATAGAAAAACACAGGATGCAGTCAGAATATTATGAGATAAAAAAAGAGACATTTTTTACAGTAAAAAAAGCTATACAGGAGCAAAAGAGGATAGTAGCAGTTGGAACAACAAGTGTGAGAGTTCTTGAATCAGTGAATTTTGATGCTGATAATCCAGAGAAAGATCTTTCAGCATGGACGGACCTTTTTATATATCCCGGATATAAATTTAAAGCAGTGAATGCTATTATTACAAATTTTCATCTTCCAAAGTCAACGCTATTAATCTTAATACATGCTTTTGCGGGCAGAAAACTTATAACAAAGACATACAAAGAGGCAATTAAAAAGGAGTACAGGTTCTATAGTTATGGAGATGTGACGTTTGTCACATAA
- the fabG gene encoding 3-oxoacyl-[acyl-carrier-protein] reductase, with protein MKLGGKTAVVTGAAQGIGKEIACSLAKEGANVVVSDIDLELAEQTAAEIRKMGRETLVIKADVSMPEEAANIIEKTIDKLGSLDILINNAGITRDNFILRMKDEDWDKVLAINLKGTFNCIKAAAKVMLKQRKGKIVNIASIIGLIGNAGQANYAASKAGVIALTKSAAKEFGSRGITVNAIAPGFISTRMTEVLKEDTKQKMLGNIPLGRFGLPTDVANLVLFLVSDEANYITGQVINVDGGMVT; from the coding sequence ATGAAGCTTGGTGGAAAAACAGCAGTTGTAACTGGTGCAGCTCAGGGTATTGGAAAGGAAATAGCGTGTAGCCTGGCAAAAGAGGGCGCAAATGTTGTAGTTTCCGATATAGATCTTGAACTTGCAGAACAAACAGCAGCCGAGATAAGAAAAATGGGAAGAGAAACGCTGGTTATAAAAGCTGATGTTTCTATGCCAGAGGAAGCTGCAAACATTATAGAAAAAACGATTGACAAATTAGGAAGCCTGGATATACTCATCAACAATGCCGGAATAACTAGGGACAACTTTATTTTACGCATGAAGGATGAGGACTGGGATAAGGTGTTAGCAATAAATCTTAAGGGGACATTTAACTGTATTAAAGCGGCTGCAAAAGTTATGTTAAAGCAAAGAAAAGGCAAAATAGTAAACATAGCATCCATTATAGGGTTAATAGGCAATGCTGGGCAGGCGAATTATGCTGCCTCTAAAGCAGGTGTAATTGCCCTAACCAAGTCCGCTGCCAAAGAATTCGGCTCAAGAGGAATAACTGTTAATGCTATAGCACCTGGTTTTATAAGCACAAGAATGACAGAAGTGCTTAAAGAAGATACAAAGCAAAAAATGCTGGGCAATATTCCTCTAGGTAGATTTGGCTTACCCACTGATGTTGCAAATCTTGTTTTATTTCTTGTCTCTGATGAAGCAAATTACATCACAGGACAGGTAATTAATGTAGACGGTGGAATGGTAACTTGA
- the acpP gene encoding acyl carrier protein — protein MSSEKRVKEIIVEQLGVKPEEVTNEASFVDDLGADSLDTVELVMALEEEFDIEIPDEDAEKIVTVADATNYIDKHVQ, from the coding sequence ATGTCAAGTGAAAAAAGAGTGAAAGAGATTATTGTTGAACAGCTTGGTGTAAAGCCGGAAGAGGTTACTAATGAGGCATCATTTGTTGATGATTTAGGCGCAGATTCATTAGATACAGTAGAACTTGTTATGGCACTTGAAGAGGAATTTGACATTGAAATACCTGACGAAGATGCGGAAAAGATTGTTACAGTTGCCGATGCGACAAACTACATAGATAAGCACGTCCAGTAA
- the fabF gene encoding beta-ketoacyl-ACP synthase II, protein MEKNRVAITGIGAVTPVGNNPDIFWKNICDGKSGVDRISLFDPSDFDSKIAGQIKDFDSSMYLGQKDIKRMDRFVQFAVACSKMALENSGLDTDKEDKSRIGVLIGSGIGGLKVIEDQHNVLLQKGPSRVSPFLIPMLIIDMASGQVAIQFGLKGPNFAIATACASGSHAIGEAFRIIQRGEADIMIAGGTETAITPIGVAGFCKMKALSTRNDKPEKASRPFDRDRDGFVIGEGAGILLLEDLDHATRRGAYIYAELAGFGMTADAYHITSPSPEGEGAAQAMKLALDDAALNPEDIDYINAHGTSTPFNDRCETKAIKTVFGKYAKNIPVSSTKSMTGHLLGASGGVELIACVLSIKHGIITPTINYENPDPECDLDYVPNTARECKIQYAMSNSFGFGGHNSALVVKEY, encoded by the coding sequence ATGGAGAAAAACAGAGTTGCTATAACAGGTATAGGAGCAGTAACACCTGTTGGTAATAATCCTGATATTTTTTGGAAGAACATATGCGATGGAAAGAGCGGGGTAGATCGCATCAGCTTGTTTGATCCGTCAGATTTTGATAGCAAGATAGCTGGACAGATTAAAGATTTTGATTCTTCTATGTATCTTGGCCAAAAAGATATAAAAAGGATGGATCGTTTTGTGCAATTTGCTGTTGCCTGTAGTAAAATGGCTTTAGAGAATAGTGGATTAGATACAGATAAAGAGGATAAGAGCAGAATAGGTGTTCTTATAGGTTCTGGGATTGGCGGATTAAAGGTAATTGAAGATCAGCACAATGTGCTCTTGCAGAAAGGCCCTTCAAGGGTATCTCCTTTTCTTATTCCGATGTTGATAATAGACATGGCTAGTGGACAAGTTGCAATTCAATTTGGGCTTAAAGGTCCGAATTTTGCGATTGCTACTGCGTGCGCTTCCGGCTCTCATGCAATAGGAGAGGCTTTTAGGATTATTCAAAGAGGAGAAGCAGATATAATGATAGCAGGGGGAACAGAGACTGCAATAACTCCTATTGGTGTTGCCGGCTTCTGTAAGATGAAGGCTCTTTCTACAAGAAATGATAAGCCTGAGAAGGCAAGCAGACCATTTGACAGGGATAGAGATGGTTTCGTAATTGGGGAAGGAGCAGGTATTCTGCTTCTTGAAGATTTGGATCATGCAACAAGGAGAGGTGCATACATTTATGCAGAATTAGCAGGTTTTGGTATGACTGCTGATGCATATCATATAACGTCTCCATCCCCTGAGGGTGAGGGAGCTGCGCAAGCAATGAAATTGGCTTTGGACGATGCAGCGCTGAATCCTGAAGATATTGATTACATTAATGCGCATGGCACTTCAACCCCTTTCAATGACAGATGTGAGACAAAGGCTATTAAAACTGTATTCGGCAAGTATGCAAAAAACATACCTGTGAGTTCAACGAAATCTATGACGGGTCATCTTTTAGGAGCGAGTGGAGGGGTTGAATTGATAGCATGTGTCTTAAGCATAAAGCATGGCATTATTACTCCAACTATAAACTATGAAAATCCGGATCCTGAATGCGATCTTGATTATGTGCCTAATACTGCGAGAGAATGCAAGATTCAATATGCAATGTCAAATTCATTTGGTTTTGGTGGCCATAATTCAGCTTTAGTTGTAAAAGAGTATTAA
- a CDS encoding acyl-CoA dehydrogenase family protein has product MDFSLTEEQQMMLEEVKRVCEEKIAPRAEEVDEKGEFPQENIDLLANMDLLGLVIPEEYGGLGMGFLTWALVAEEISKACGTTGLIFGANLLCVYPLITFGTEEQKKKYLPSLAKNKLAAFALTEPEAGSDAGNVKTTAKLDGDHYIINGRKIFNTNGGEASTYIIIAATHPNQGPRGLSAFIVEADTQGFTIGQKFNKMGFSALPNVELVFDDCKVPKENLLLKERRGFRVAMETFDAGRIGVGIGALGIAEAAFEAALKYAKERVQFGKPIASFQAIQHILADMATEIEAVKLILYKSAWLKDQNQPFEKYASMGKLKASEVAMHVSTKAVQVFGGYGYMKEYPVQRYMREAKLFEIIEGTSEIQRSVIANFLLKGR; this is encoded by the coding sequence ATGGATTTTAGTTTAACAGAAGAACAGCAGATGATGCTTGAGGAAGTTAAGAGAGTTTGTGAAGAAAAAATAGCTCCCAGAGCAGAAGAGGTTGACGAAAAAGGCGAATTCCCGCAAGAGAACATTGATCTTTTGGCCAATATGGATTTACTTGGGCTTGTTATCCCTGAGGAATATGGCGGTCTTGGCATGGGTTTTTTAACATGGGCTCTTGTTGCTGAGGAGATTTCAAAAGCATGTGGAACAACAGGTCTTATTTTCGGAGCTAATCTGCTTTGCGTGTATCCATTGATAACTTTTGGCACAGAAGAGCAAAAGAAAAAATATCTGCCGTCTCTGGCAAAGAACAAACTCGCAGCGTTTGCGCTTACTGAGCCGGAAGCAGGCTCTGACGCTGGAAACGTTAAGACAACCGCAAAACTTGATGGGGATCATTACATAATAAATGGCAGGAAGATCTTTAATACGAATGGGGGAGAGGCAAGCACCTATATTATTATTGCAGCCACACATCCGAATCAGGGTCCTCGAGGCCTGAGCGCGTTCATAGTTGAAGCAGATACACAGGGATTTACAATAGGGCAAAAGTTTAACAAGATGGGGTTCAGTGCACTTCCGAATGTAGAACTTGTTTTTGATGATTGCAAGGTGCCAAAAGAAAATCTATTATTAAAAGAAAGACGTGGTTTTCGAGTTGCAATGGAAACATTTGATGCGGGCAGAATCGGGGTTGGCATAGGCGCGCTTGGCATTGCTGAGGCAGCGTTCGAAGCCGCTCTCAAATACGCAAAGGAAAGAGTGCAATTTGGAAAGCCGATAGCCTCTTTTCAGGCGATTCAACATATTTTAGCTGATATGGCAACAGAGATTGAGGCAGTAAAATTAATACTTTATAAATCAGCATGGCTTAAGGACCAGAATCAGCCTTTTGAAAAATATGCTTCAATGGGAAAACTAAAGGCTTCAGAAGTTGCTATGCACGTATCTACAAAAGCTGTGCAGGTTTTTGGCGGATACGGATATATGAAGGAATATCCTGTGCAGAGGTATATGAGAGAAGCCAAACTGTTTGAAATAATAGAAGGCACATCTGAAATCCAGCGCAGTGTTATTGCAAACTTTTTATTAAAGGGACGTTAA
- a CDS encoding electron transfer flavoprotein subunit beta/FixA family protein, which yields MQFIVCIKQVPDTEEINNVKIDSQTNTMIREGIKNIINPFDENAIEEALKLREKYGGKVTVISMGPPQVEAALRSALAMGADEAILICDRAFAGSDTLATSYTLAQAINKISKFDVVLFGKQAIDGDTAQVGPGVAEQLGIAQITYARKIEINDNILRAERALENSFEVVEVKLPCAVTVTKEINEPRYASMKGLLMARKKQIHVWSAEDLDVDKDKIGLDGSPTQVVKIFTPQIKHEGEILDGTSSEVVDKLVSKLTEHKLF from the coding sequence ATGCAGTTCATTGTTTGTATAAAACAAGTTCCTGATACTGAAGAGATAAACAATGTTAAAATAGATTCCCAGACAAACACAATGATTAGAGAGGGGATAAAGAATATTATAAACCCCTTTGATGAGAATGCAATTGAGGAAGCTCTTAAGTTAAGAGAAAAATATGGAGGCAAGGTCACCGTTATCAGTATGGGGCCTCCACAGGTAGAGGCTGCACTTAGATCTGCTCTGGCAATGGGTGCAGATGAAGCGATACTTATTTGCGATAGAGCATTTGCTGGTTCGGATACACTTGCTACATCATACACATTAGCTCAAGCCATAAATAAAATAAGTAAGTTTGACGTTGTGTTATTTGGTAAACAGGCTATAGATGGTGATACTGCTCAAGTTGGACCTGGTGTTGCAGAACAGCTCGGTATAGCGCAAATAACATATGCTCGAAAAATAGAGATTAATGACAATATATTAAGGGCTGAGAGAGCATTAGAGAATTCTTTTGAGGTTGTAGAGGTAAAGCTTCCATGCGCGGTAACAGTTACAAAAGAGATTAATGAACCACGTTATGCTTCGATGAAGGGTCTTCTTATGGCAAGGAAAAAACAGATTCATGTTTGGAGCGCTGAGGACTTGGATGTTGATAAGGACAAGATAGGGCTGGATGGTTCCCCTACTCAGGTAGTTAAAATATTCACTCCACAGATAAAACATGAAGGTGAAATTCTGGATGGGACATCTTCAGAAGTTGTAGATAAACTTGTTTCAAAATTAACAGAACATAAGCTTTTCTAA
- a CDS encoding DUF5060 domain-containing protein, producing MKKLVIISAALLFLILILTNRAPKRGFIAPGPEVSVKPSSTKLLYDFEDGDEGWVAESGACLASSSDYSTQGKSSLKVSVTLQDEINLKKLCHANWLGWDRLVFDILLPRNVPEGIQVLLCLKDDEDFWYQNTRPFRLKKGWNNLYVDISSQSHQWSPRGHFKPWSGYVAQEVKELRMKLLKKISYSGSIYIDNIHLTKLKDTDEEFTKTKLYNLRVNSSPVKQYEKFEISFDLSRVYANPFDPELIDITAYFISPSGIISSIPGFFYQPYSRKLAEGKEYICPVGNAFWMVRFSPVEAGKYSYYLVVKDGNTLKTKKYHFESVRSESKGFVRVSSKDKQYFEFDDSSFYYPIGLNIISPWDTPYGQNYVPSLPIGKGTYAYDEYFNKLAQNKANFIRMWMAHWWLALEWNREYGPFHGLGRYSLQNAWRMDHILETAEEKNIYILLTINNHTQLTHHEKGWERNPYNTTNGGFIANPQEYFTNLKSVDLFKNKMRYIVARWGYSPYIFAWNFWSEIDLTIGYKNNPKHQKLVREWHKKMARFVRQLDPWAHIISTHYCQHSKAVHLLDLPEIDFTHSNAWTNNDGLPDSQVMAIRQYYQAMKMFNKPIFISEFGGHWAGSPPDIMARDLHTGLWANFMCPLAASPLFWWWNFVEENNLYFHYKALAEFAAGEERRNKNLEMKEISLVDESGYLRAQCLGNKDTAYVWVYSFLSALRIPNEERIMKNATIILEDILEGSYAVEFWDTYNGIITDMKEIATVEGKLTVKLPDISKDMALKIKLKAK from the coding sequence ATGAAAAAACTAGTTATAATTTCAGCAGCGTTATTGTTTCTTATCTTAATTCTTACCAACAGAGCTCCTAAGAGAGGTTTTATAGCTCCTGGTCCAGAAGTCAGCGTGAAACCTTCTTCAACTAAACTACTGTATGACTTCGAAGATGGTGATGAAGGATGGGTGGCTGAATCCGGTGCTTGCCTAGCTTCAAGCAGTGATTACTCTACTCAGGGTAAAAGTTCTCTTAAGGTATCTGTTACCCTTCAGGACGAGATTAACTTAAAAAAGCTCTGTCATGCTAACTGGCTTGGGTGGGACAGGTTAGTTTTTGACATTTTACTACCTCGAAATGTTCCTGAAGGGATACAAGTACTTTTATGTCTCAAGGATGATGAGGATTTCTGGTACCAGAATACTCGCCCTTTCAGGCTCAAAAAAGGCTGGAATAATCTTTATGTGGATATCTCCAGCCAGAGCCATCAATGGAGTCCTAGGGGACATTTTAAGCCATGGAGCGGTTATGTTGCCCAGGAAGTTAAAGAACTGCGTATGAAACTTCTAAAAAAAATTTCTTATTCTGGTTCGATATACATCGACAATATTCACCTGACAAAACTGAAAGATACAGATGAGGAATTTACAAAGACCAAGCTGTATAATCTTAGAGTTAATTCTTCTCCGGTAAAACAGTATGAAAAATTTGAAATTAGTTTTGACCTATCAAGAGTATATGCTAATCCTTTTGATCCTGAATTAATAGACATAACTGCCTATTTCATCTCCCCCAGCGGGATAATTTCCTCTATCCCAGGCTTTTTCTACCAACCCTATTCCCGCAAATTAGCAGAAGGAAAAGAATATATTTGTCCCGTAGGGAATGCTTTCTGGATGGTGAGATTTAGTCCTGTTGAGGCTGGAAAGTACAGTTATTACTTAGTAGTCAAAGACGGCAATACCCTGAAAACAAAAAAATATCATTTTGAATCCGTCCGCTCTGAAAGCAAAGGATTTGTCAGAGTAAGTTCAAAAGATAAACAATATTTTGAGTTTGACGATAGCAGTTTTTACTATCCCATAGGTTTAAATATCATTTCTCCCTGGGATACTCCTTACGGGCAGAATTATGTTCCCAGTTTACCGATAGGCAAGGGCACTTATGCTTATGATGAATATTTCAATAAATTAGCTCAGAACAAAGCTAACTTTATCCGAATGTGGATGGCCCACTGGTGGCTTGCCTTGGAGTGGAACAGAGAATATGGGCCCTTCCATGGACTTGGCAGATACAGTCTCCAAAATGCCTGGCGAATGGACCATATTCTGGAAACGGCAGAAGAGAAAAACATATATATACTCCTAACCATTAATAACCATACTCAGCTAACCCATCACGAAAAAGGCTGGGAGCGTAATCCCTATAACACTACCAATGGTGGTTTTATCGCCAACCCTCAGGAGTACTTTACTAACTTAAAGTCAGTGGACTTATTTAAAAATAAAATGCGTTACATTGTCGCACGCTGGGGATACTCTCCATATATCTTTGCCTGGAATTTCTGGAGTGAAATAGATCTCACTATTGGGTATAAAAATAACCCCAAACATCAAAAACTAGTCCGCGAATGGCATAAGAAAATGGCTCGATTTGTACGGCAGCTAGATCCATGGGCTCATATAATTTCAACTCATTATTGTCAACACTCAAAGGCAGTGCATCTTCTTGATCTTCCAGAGATTGATTTTACCCACAGTAATGCATGGACTAACAATGACGGGTTGCCAGATTCACAGGTAATGGCAATCAGGCAGTACTACCAGGCTATGAAGATGTTTAACAAACCCATATTTATTTCCGAGTTCGGCGGCCATTGGGCAGGCAGTCCTCCTGACATAATGGCTCGGGATCTGCATACAGGGCTCTGGGCTAATTTTATGTGTCCTCTGGCTGCTAGTCCTCTCTTCTGGTGGTGGAATTTTGTAGAAGAAAACAACCTGTATTTTCACTATAAAGCCCTAGCTGAGTTTGCTGCCGGAGAAGAACGCAGAAATAAGAATTTAGAGATGAAAGAAATTTCTCTGGTTGATGAAAGCGGATACCTGAGAGCACAATGTCTGGGCAATAAAGATACTGCGTATGTCTGGGTATATAGTTTCTTAAGTGCGTTAAGAATTCCTAATGAGGAAAGAATAATGAAGAATGCCACTATCATTCTAGAAGACATACTTGAAGGTAGTTATGCCGTAGAGTTCTGGGATACTTATAATGGAATTATCACAGACATGAAAGAAATTGCTACAGTTGAGGGCAAATTAACCGTAAAACTTCCGGATATCAGCAAAGATATGGCTTTAAAGATTAAGCTGAAAGCAAAATAA